GGCCAGCCGTGCGGGGCGGGCATTCCTAGACTGCGCTTTCGCAGCGCAACGGCGCCGCCACCCCGGCGGGCCCTGCGAGGACAAACCCGCCACCAGGAGTGCCCATGGACCGCCGACTTCTCATCCGTTCCGCCCTTGCCACCGCGCCGCTCGCCGGCCTCGCGCTCGGCGCCGCCGCGCAACCGGAGGCCGCGCAACCGCATCCCTACGTCGGCATGTGGGTCACGCGCGACGGCCACATCCGCCACGAGCTGCTGCCGAACGGCCGCTACGACGAGGCGCGCGGTCGCCGCCGCAGCGCCTACCAGGGCCGCTACGTCGTCACGGGCGACCACATCGACTACTGGGACGACACCGGCTTCACCGCCGACGGCGAGTTCCGCGACGGCGTGCTGTACCACGCCGGCATGGTGCTCTACCGCGAGCGCTGAGCGGCACGCCGTCCGCTCCATCTGTTCGGACGATACCTTCCATCGAAACAAACAGGCTTCCTCGATGGGTCGCCGGTCCCTAATCTTCAGGCCATGCAGCTCGCCGAGCTGCCCAACCCGGAGATTCCCATGACCAAGGTACTCGTTCTCTACTACTCCTCCTACGGCCACATCGAAAAGCTGGCCGAGGCCATCGCCGAAGGCGCGCGCGCCGGCGGCGCGCAGGTGGACATCAAGCGCGTTCCCGAGACCGTCCCCGAGGCGATCGCGAAGAACGCGCACTTCAAGCTCGACCAGGCCGCGCCCGTCGCGAGCGTCGCCGATCTGGAGCACTACGACGCGATCGTCGTCGGCACCGGCACGCGCTTCGGGCGCATGTCCTCGCAGATGGCGGCCTTCCTGGACCAGGCCGGTGGCCTGTGGGCGCGCGGCGCGCTCAACGGCAAGGTGGGCGCGGCCTTCACCGCGAGCGCGACGCAGCACGGCGGCCAGGAGACCACCCTGTTCTCGATCATCACCAACCTGCTGCACTTCGGCATGACGATCGTGGGCCTGCCCTACAGCCACCAGGGCCAGATGAGCGTCTCGGAGATCGTCGGCGGCGCGCCCTACGGCGCGACCACGGTGGCCGGCGGCGACGGCAGCCGCCAGCCGACGGAGATCGACCTCGCGGGCGCGCGCCACCAGGGCGAGCTCGTCGCCCGCACCGCCGCGCGCCTCTTCGCGCCGGCGAACTGAGGCCCGGGCGCCGCGGAGGACCCATGACAGCCAACGACTTCAACCACAAGGTGGTGCTGGTGACCGGCGCTGCCTCGGGCATCGGGCGCGAGGCCGCCCGGGCCTTCGCCGCGCGCGGCGCGCTGGTCTATGCCGCGGACCTGAACGAGCACGGGCTCGCCGAGACCGTGGACCTGATCGCCGAGCTGGGCGGCAAGGCGCGCGCGCTGCCGCTCGACGTCGGCAACGAGCAGGACGTGGCCGGCGCGGTGGCGCAGATCGGCCGCGAGGCCGGCGCACTGCACGTGGCGTTCAACAACGCCGGCATCACCGGGCAGGCGCACCGCATCGAGGACTATCCGACGGCGGACTTCGACCGCGTGATCGCCATCAACCTGCGCAGCGTGTTCCTGGGCATGAAGCACCAGTTGCCGCTGCTGCGGCAAAGCGGCGGCGGCGCCATCGTCAACACCGCCTCGGTCGCCGCGCTCACCGGCCCGGGCGGCATGAGCGCCTATGCGGCCTCCAAGCACGGGGTGCACGGACTCACGCGGGTCGCGGCGATGGAGAACGCCGCGCACCAGGTGCGGGTCAACGCGCTCGCGCCGGGATGGACCGAGACGCCGATGGTCGCCGCGGCCAGCGCGCAGAACCCGGCCTTCGCGGCGCTGGCCGCCAACGCGATCCCCGCCAAGCGCGGCGCCCATCCGGGCGAGATCGCCGCCGCCGCGGTGTGGCTGGCCTCCGACGCGGCGAGCTACGTCATGGGCCAGATGCTGGTCGTCGACGGCGGCATGACCATCGGCGGATTCGAGATCTGAACCTTCACATCACAGGAAAGCACGACATGAACGACATCCATCCCGGCGAAGCGGCGAAGGCCGTGGTCCGCCGCAACACCGAACGGGTCCAGGGAGGCGGCGACTGGCAGCTGTTCGACCAGCTCTTCTCGGACGATTTTCTGGACCACACGCCCCAGCCCGGCTGGACGCCCGACAAGGCCGGCGCGCTGGGCCTGTACCGCGCGCTGCGCCAGGCGTTCCCGGACTTCCGCGCCGAGATCCACTGGCAGCGCGCCGACGGCGACGTGGTCACCACCTTCAAGACCTACCACGGCACGCACCAGGGCAGCTTCCTCGGCGTCGCGCCGACGGGCCGCCCGGTCAGCTTCGAGACCGTGGACGCGATGCGCGTGCAGGACGGCAGGATCACCGAGCACTGGGGCGTGGCGAACCTGTTCTCGGTGCTCCAACAGCTCGGTGCCTGGCCCCGGATCGAAGGAGCGCAGGCATGAAGACCAACATTCTCGAGAACAAGGTCGTGGTGGTCACCGGCGCGGCCAGCGGCATCGGCAAGGCGGTCGCGGTGCAGGCGGCCCGCCACGGCGCGAAAGCCGTGCTCGTCTCCGACGTGAATGCGCAGCCGCGCGAAGGCGGGCGCTCGACGCTGGAGGAGATCGCCGAGCTCGGCGTTCCCGCGAAATTCTGGCCGGCCGACGTGAGCCGCCGCGCGGACGTGGACGCCCTGCTCGAAGCGGCCGAGGAATTCGGCGGGGCCGACGTGATGGTCGCGAATGCGGGCATCACGCTGCGCGCCGACGGCTTCGACGTGGCGGAGGACGACTACCGCCGGCTCATGAGCGTCAACCTCGACGGCACGCTCTTCAGCGCGCAGGCTGCGGCACGCCAGATGAAGGCGCGCGGCAAGGCCGGCAGCATCGTGCTGATGGCCAGCATGGGCGGCATCGCGGGCGCCGGGATGACGGTGGCCTATTCGACCAGCAAGGGCGGCGTCGTCCTGATGGCCAAGGCCATGGCCGGCGCGCTGGGCCCGGACGGCATCCGCGTCAACGCGGTGGCGCCCGGAACGATCGACACCCATCTTCTGCGCACCAGCCCGGGCATTGCGGAGGCCGCCGAAGGCTTCCGCCAGCGCACGCCGCTGCGCCGGCTGGGGCAGCCTTCCGAGATCGGCGACGCGGTCGCATGGCTCGGCTCCGATCTCTCCAGCTATGTCACCGGCAGCGCCCTGCTGGTGGACGGCGGCCTGCTGGCCGTGATCTGAAACCAGGTACATCCAATCCCAAGGCAAGCAAGGCACATCATGAGCACAGTCATCCGTTTTCATAGCTACGGCGGACCCGAAGTCCTCGCCGTCGAGGACCAGCGCGTCGGCGCGCCGGGGCCGGGCCAAGTCCGCGTGCGGCAGCAGGCGATCGGCGTCAACTTCGTCGACACGATCTTCCGCCGCGGCATCTATCCGGTGCCGCTGCCCGCGGTGGCCGGCGTCGAGGCCGCGGGCATCGTCGATGCGGTCGGCGAGGGCGTGCAAGGCTTCGCGGTAGGCGACCGGGTGGCCTACTTCCTCGCGCCCGGGAGCTATGCCGCGGAGCGGCTGATCGATGCCGCGCAGCTCGTCCGCCTGCCCGACGACGTGTCGGCCGAGCAGGCCGCCGCGGTGCTGACCAAGGGCCTGACCGCGTGGACGGCGCTGCACGGCTTTCACAGGCTCGCGGCCGGCGAGGTCGTCCTGGTGCAGGGCGCCTCGAGCAGCGTGGGCCGCTTGGTCGCGCGCTGGGCCAGCGCGCTCGGCGCCACGGTGATCGGCACCGCGGGCGCGGACAAGCGCGAGGCCCTTGCGGCCGACGTCGACCATGCGCTGGTCTCGAGCGACCCCGCGCTCGCGGCACAGGTCCGCGCGATCGCGCCGCGGGGCGTCGACGTGGTCTACGAATTCGTCGGCGCGGCGACCTTCGCGGCTTCGGTCGAGGCGGTGCGCGACGGCGGCACGATCGTCAACATCGGGGCGGCGTCGGGCGCGCCGCAGATCGATGCTGCCACGCTCGCCGCGCGCGGCGTGACGGTGCGCGGCGGCCCGATGGCGCAGCACCTCGAAGGCGCGGCGCGCGAGGAGGCGACCGGCGCGGTCTTCGCGGCGCTGCGCGCGGGCACGCTGGGCACGCTCGCGGTCACGCGCTATGCGCTGTCGGACGCCGCGCGCGCCCACGCGGACATCGCGGCGCGGCGCCGCACCGACGCGGCCATCCTCGTGCCGTAGCACCCCGTGCAGCGTGTCTCGCTAGCGCGGCGCGGCCGCCTGCTTGAGCTGGTCCAGGAACCAGCGGCCCGCGGGGCCGGGCGGCGCGTCCTTGCGGTAGACGGCGAACATCGCGATCGGCGGCGTTGCCGGCTGGAAGGCCTCGAGCCGGAGCCGCACCAGCGTGCCAGCGTCGAGGTCGCCCTGCACCATCGCGAGCGGCATGTGGCCCCA
This region of Variovorax sp. TBS-050B genomic DNA includes:
- a CDS encoding Atu4866 domain-containing protein; translation: MDRRLLIRSALATAPLAGLALGAAAQPEAAQPHPYVGMWVTRDGHIRHELLPNGRYDEARGRRRSAYQGRYVVTGDHIDYWDDTGFTADGEFRDGVLYHAGMVLYRER
- the wrbA gene encoding NAD(P)H:quinone oxidoreductase, with protein sequence MTKVLVLYYSSYGHIEKLAEAIAEGARAGGAQVDIKRVPETVPEAIAKNAHFKLDQAAPVASVADLEHYDAIVVGTGTRFGRMSSQMAAFLDQAGGLWARGALNGKVGAAFTASATQHGGQETTLFSIITNLLHFGMTIVGLPYSHQGQMSVSEIVGGAPYGATTVAGGDGSRQPTEIDLAGARHQGELVARTAARLFAPAN
- a CDS encoding SDR family NAD(P)-dependent oxidoreductase; its protein translation is MTANDFNHKVVLVTGAASGIGREAARAFAARGALVYAADLNEHGLAETVDLIAELGGKARALPLDVGNEQDVAGAVAQIGREAGALHVAFNNAGITGQAHRIEDYPTADFDRVIAINLRSVFLGMKHQLPLLRQSGGGAIVNTASVAALTGPGGMSAYAASKHGVHGLTRVAAMENAAHQVRVNALAPGWTETPMVAAASAQNPAFAALAANAIPAKRGAHPGEIAAAAVWLASDAASYVMGQMLVVDGGMTIGGFEI
- a CDS encoding ester cyclase — its product is MNDIHPGEAAKAVVRRNTERVQGGGDWQLFDQLFSDDFLDHTPQPGWTPDKAGALGLYRALRQAFPDFRAEIHWQRADGDVVTTFKTYHGTHQGSFLGVAPTGRPVSFETVDAMRVQDGRITEHWGVANLFSVLQQLGAWPRIEGAQA
- a CDS encoding SDR family oxidoreductase; this translates as MKTNILENKVVVVTGAASGIGKAVAVQAARHGAKAVLVSDVNAQPREGGRSTLEEIAELGVPAKFWPADVSRRADVDALLEAAEEFGGADVMVANAGITLRADGFDVAEDDYRRLMSVNLDGTLFSAQAAARQMKARGKAGSIVLMASMGGIAGAGMTVAYSTSKGGVVLMAKAMAGALGPDGIRVNAVAPGTIDTHLLRTSPGIAEAAEGFRQRTPLRRLGQPSEIGDAVAWLGSDLSSYVTGSALLVDGGLLAVI
- a CDS encoding zinc-binding dehydrogenase yields the protein MSTVIRFHSYGGPEVLAVEDQRVGAPGPGQVRVRQQAIGVNFVDTIFRRGIYPVPLPAVAGVEAAGIVDAVGEGVQGFAVGDRVAYFLAPGSYAAERLIDAAQLVRLPDDVSAEQAAAVLTKGLTAWTALHGFHRLAAGEVVLVQGASSSVGRLVARWASALGATVIGTAGADKREALAADVDHALVSSDPALAAQVRAIAPRGVDVVYEFVGAATFAASVEAVRDGGTIVNIGAASGAPQIDAATLAARGVTVRGGPMAQHLEGAAREEATGAVFAALRAGTLGTLAVTRYALSDAARAHADIAARRRTDAAILVP